Part of the Bacillus sp. N1-1 genome, AATCTTCATCAGTTAGAAAAAGAGTACCTGACAGTTCAGGAAGATTATCAATCGTTACTAGAAATTATGGAAAAAGCAAGGAAAATGGTGATCTTTCAAGAAGACGATTCAGGAAGTTTACGTTTTCAAATGGATGCGAACGGTAATTTAGAAAAAATAAAGAAATAGGAGCGTGTCAGCTCCTATTTCTTCGTTACTCCTGTTCGGTTACACCTTCAGGATACCATACATAAGGATTTTCTCCACGATCGCGTTCGGGCTGATAAGTGACTGCTTCAAAACCCATCTTCTCCCAAAATTCACCTGAACCTTGCCTAGCGTTCGTTTTAACCGGCAAATTAAAGGTTTTTGCGAAATTCACAAGCGTGGAACCATAATCACGATTATGATATTGCGGAAGTACTTCAAGTTTCCAGAGCTCAAGGTAATCCTGCGGTGGATCAAAATAGCGATCGTATTTGCCATCGATGCGATACAAGCTCATTCTAGCAACAAGCTTATCTCCATAGTAAATACCATAGAATGGAGATTCGCTATCATTCTCAATGATGTTATCTTGCAGGTCCTCCATCATTGAAAGTTCTTGAATACCAAATTCTTTAAACTTCTTAAACTCCTCGAGAGTTTTGTAATTGATTACAAGTGGACGAACTGTTAGATCTACCATAGTGGCCCCCTCCAAGCATGCTTCTTATTCTCTAAGATGATTAGAAGTAAAACTTCTACCTTTCTATTATAACCGAAAACACAAAACTTTTCCTCATTTCAAAAAACAAAGTATAAGAAGAATAATTTGAATATTTATTGAAACGCGAAGGTCATTTAATGATATGATAAATGTAAGGGTTTTCATACCTGTTAATTCATTATTGTGATGAGAGGGGCGATACTTTGAAAAAAATCCTAATTGCAAATCGTGGCGAAATTGCGGAACGAATTATAAGGACATGCAGCAAACTAGGTCTTGAGACGGTTGCTGTTTATTCGAGTGCAGATAAGGATCTTCCATATGTTAAGCAAGCAACAGTCGCATATGAGATTGGAGACCCACCTGCAGCAAAATCTTACTTGAATCAGGAGCAAATTCTGAGGGTAGCAAGTGAAGAAAACGTGGACGCGATCCATCCTGGCTATGGATTTTTATCTGAAAATGCTGCATTTGTAAGGAAAATCAATGAACATGGAATCACGTTTATTGGACCTACAGCAGATGTTGTGGAAGCGATGGGCGATAAGATTACAGCGAGAAAGACGATGCAGGAAGCTGGTGTACCGGTCGTACCAGGCAGCGGTGAAATTGTGGATGTAGCGGAGGCCATTGCATTTGCGAATGAAATCAACTACCCCATTATGTTAAAAGCAGCTGCCGGTGGTGGTGGCATTGGTATGCAGCGTTGTGAAAATGATCAAGAGCTAGAGAAAGCATTCGTATCGAGTCAAAACCGTGCAAAGGCTTATTTTGGTAACGGAGCGATGTTTGTAGAGAAATTCATTGACGATGCGCGACACATTGAAGTGCAAATTGTAGGAGACAATCATGGAAACATTGTTCACCTGTATGAGCGAGATTGCTCGATTCAAAGACGAAACCAGAAGGTGCTAGAAGAAGCGCCATCACCATTTTTGTCTAAAAGGACCCGCATACAAATAGGAGAAGCTGCTCTACTAGCTGCTAAGCACGTCCAATATACGAATGCTGGAACAGTTGAATTTGTCATGGACCAGGATGAGAATTTTTATTTTCTAGAGATGAACACAAGATTGCAAGTGGAGCACCCCATTACAGAAGAAACGATTGGCGTCGATTTAGTTGAGTGGCAAATCAACGTTGCAGAAGGGAAAGTACTCCCTCTCAAACAGGAAAACATTCAACCTACAGGTCACAGTATTGAGCTTAGACTATATGCAGAAGACCCAACATCCTTTATGCCTTCACCTGGAAAGATTGAAACGCTCCATTTCCCTAAAATGGAAGGGGTCCGCATTGATTCAGGTTATGCAAGCGGCTCAACCGTGTCCCCATTCTATGATCCAATGATTGCAAAAATCATTGTATCAGGCTCCAGTCGCGAAGAAGCGATTAAACGATGTGAAGATTTCTTTACTTCATTTTCGCTAACGGGGATCAAGCATAATGGACCGCTTTTTGCCCAATTACTTAAAGAAGAGAATTTTCAACAGGGGAAATATTCAACGTCTTATCTAGCAAAAATTCTTGTAAAAAAATAATACTACTGAAAAGGAATGATGAACATGCAAGAAATTAAAGCATCGATGGCGGGAACAGTTTTAAATGTAATGGTCGGAGAAGGTGATGCGATTACAGCAGGGCAAGAGCTCGTTATGCTCGAATCGATGAAAATGGAGATTCCGATTGAAGGTGTGGAAGAAGGAACGGTTGCAGAGGTTAAAGTGAATGTTGGCGATTTTGTAAACGAAGGCGATGTACTCGTTACGGTAAAGTAAGCTTGTGTTCTGAACGAGCGCTCGATCTAACCCTAAATGAAGGAGGATTTTTCAATGAATCATCTAGAAGAGCTTTTATCGTCTAGAGCATCAGAGGTTGAGTCTGGGGGTGCTGAGAAATATCATCAGAAGTTAAAGGAATCAAACAAACTTTTTGTACGTGATCGTCTGAAGCTTCTGTTTGATAATGGCGACTATATGGAAGACGGAAAATTTGCAAACCACCTTGCAAAAGATCTACCAGCAGACGGTGTCGTAACAGCGATCGGTAGTGTGAACGGGGAAAAGGTATGCGTGATGGCGAACGATTCCACTGTTAAAGCTGGCTCATGGGGAGCGCGTACAGTCGAAAAGATTATTCGCATTCAAGAGACAGCGATGAACCTTAAAGTGCCTCTTTTGTATCTAGTGGATTCAGCTGGTGCGCGCATTACGGATCAGTTAGAAATGTTTCCGAATCGTCGCGGAGCCGGAAGGATTTTTCATAATCAAGTAAAAATGTCTGGGATGGTGCCCCAAGTTTGCTTGTTATTTGGTCCATCAGCGGCAGGTGGCGCTTACATACCGGCATTCTGTGACATCGTTATCATGGTGGATAAAAATGCTTCAATGTATCTCGGCTCTCCAAGAATGGCTGAAAAAGTGATCGGTGAAAAAGTGACGTTAGAACAAATGGGTGGTGCACGTATGCACTGCAGTACAAGTGGGTGCGGCGATGTTCTTGCTGAAAATGAAGAGCATGCAATCGAACTTGGAAGGGGCTATCTAAGTTATTTTCCGGGGAATTTCCATAAGCAGCCGCCTCATCTAGAAGGGAATCTTCCTTCGGTTGAGAAATCAATCAGCGAGATTGTTCCTGAAAATCAAAATGCACCATTCAACATGTATGATTTAATCGATGCACTCGTTGATAAGGAAAGTTTTTTTGAAATGAAAAAGCTCTTTGCGCCGGAATTGATTACAGGCTTTGCGCGAATTGACGGACGAGTTGTTGGGTTGGTTGCAAACCAGCCTAAAGTAAAGGGTGGCGTGCTTTTTGTTGATTCAGCCGATAAAGGAGCTAAATTTATTCAGCTCTGCGATGCGTATCATATCCCAATTATTTTTCTCGCGGATGTCCCAGGTTTTATGATTGGAACGAAAGTAGAAAGTGCTGGTATCATTAGACATGGGGCGAAACTAATTGCGGCAATGAGTTCGGCGACCGTTCCGAAAATTTCAGTTGTTGTTAGAAAGGCTTATGGGGCAGGTTTGTATGCCATGGCTGGCCCTGCATTTGAGCCGGATTGTTGCATCGCTCTTCCAACTGCCCAAATTGCTGTTATGGGTCCTGAGGCGGCTGTGAACGCTGTATATGCGAATAAGATCAATGCGATTGAAGATCCAAAGGAACGAATTGAATATGTAAAAGAAAAACATCAGGAGTACAAAGAGCACATTGACATTTATAAACTAGCTTCAGAGTTAATTGTTGATGATATTGTACCTGGAAGTGAACTACGTAATGTGTTAGTAGAGCGGTTAAGCTACTATGAATCTAAAGAAGTGGAAGCACCATCTAAAAAACATCCGGTCTATCCGGTATAAAATGCTGAAAATCCCTTAACTTAACTGTTGAGGGATTTTTTTCTCATCAACATGATAAACCTGTGCTAAACTTTAAAATAAAGACTCACGATAGGTGGGGAATATGTTGAACGTAACGATAATTGGAGCCGGGTCAATTGGATTACTAGTGGCTGCGAAGCTTGCTATGAATGGCCAAGTAGTGACAGTTGTATGCCGTCGCAAACATCAGGCTGATCAGCTCCGAAAAGGCATTAACTACATAAATAGACGTAAGACTCAGTGCGTCAAAGTACAGGCAACACATCATCTGTCGTCAAAAAAAACGAATTTACTCATTGTGGCAGTCAAGTCAAATCAAGTTCCGTCAGTGCTGTCGTTGATTCAAGAAGTGTATCAAGATTCGAATTTGCCGGATATCCTTTTTATTCAAAATGGGATGGGGCATCTTTCCTATATCGATTTGTTGCACCATAATGTTCTTGTTGGGGTAGTTGAACATGGTGCCCTGAAGATAGATGAAAGAACAGTTGAACATACTGGTGATGGAATCATTAGAATGAGCGCTTACTCGGGTGTTCCAAATTCAATAACGGCGCTTTCTAGCGAAGATTTTCCGGTTTGTTACGAACATGACTGGTACGAGATGCTTGCGAAAAAATTAGTCGTAAATTGTGCGATTAATCCACTTAGTAGTATATTTGGTGTTTTGAATGGAGAGCTTTTGCAAAATGCAAGGTTTTATAGTTTGATGAGAGAATTAGTAAAAGAAGCTTGCGAGGTTCTCGAGTTGGAATTTGAACGGTCATGGAATGATGTGCAGCTCGTATGCAAAAAGACGAGCTCGAATACGTCTTCGATGCTCGCGGATTTAAAAGCTGGAAGATTAACTGAAATCGATGCAATCACTGGATTCGTACTAAAAGAAGGAGAAGCACGCGGGAAACATGTTCCTTTTTCAAGGTTTGTCTTTGATAGCGTGAAGGGTCTTGAGATGGTAACGAGATAGAGAAGGGAGTCTCATGAAATGGAAAACCTCTTATCATGGATTGTAGCAACGGCTGTGACAGCCCCACTGCTCGCATGGTACCTGGTCTATATTATTACGGTGAAAATGACACGAAAGAAAAAATTCTCTTTTCGTCTTGCAGTAGATCTTTCTACAATCTTTTTTATTTTAAGCGTGCATTTTATTCTAATTGAATTAGTTGGAAAGTCTTTTCTATGGGTTATTTTATTAATGATTATTGGAGCCGCCGGAGCCTTTACGATTCTGCACTGGAAAACGAAAGAAGACATTCACATTCATAAAGTGATAAAAGGCGCGTGGCGATTTAATTTTCTATTGTTCTCGACAGGGTATGTAGTTCTTTTGCTTATTGGGTTAGTTCACCGAATTATTTCGGTCTAACTCATAAGCTTTTTTTTTGGTAGCGATGAGGAAGTTTGATATACTAACAAAGGATTAAATAGGCGGATTTCAGTAACGGTGTCAAGAAAGGAAGAAATATTAATGAGACTCAAAGAAACATTCCTTCCAGGATCAAATGTCATTGCGGCAGACTACATCGCTGAGAAAACAACGCTCTCAGCTTTTTTTGACTATACATATCATCATGATTCCTCGTATGAAGAGCGATACAAAGAGTTAATGGAACGTCATCAAGATCGTGCGAATTTAACTGAACACTTGATGACGTTTAATGAGAAATTTGAAGCAGAAGGACCGGCGCTTACAAATATCGAGCGTTTACAACAAGCAGAAGCGGTCACAGTTGTTGCCGGACAACAGGCTGGCGTGTTAACTGGTCCTCTTTATACGATCAATAAAGCGATATCGGTCATTAAATTAGCAGAAGAGAAAGAACGAAAGCTTGGGGTGCCTGTTATACCTGTTTTTTGGGTAGCGGGTGAAGATCATGATTATCATGAAGTAAATCATATTTATTCGTATGATGAAGGGCGCGAGCGTAAAGAGGCAGTGCCTCAAAAACAAATGACAAAACAGGCATTATCCGATATATCGCTTGATCATGACGCGATGAACACTTGGACGCGTGACATGCTCAAACGATTTGGGGAAACCTCTTATACGAAAGAGATTCAAGGGTTTCTTGAAGGTGTAACCGAGAAGTCAAATACTTACGTGGATCATTTTTGTTACATCATGACAAAGCTTTTTTCAAAGCATGGACTTGTGCTCGTAGATTCAGGTAACCGAGATTTTCGCCGTCTTCAGACGGACGCGTTTAAACAAATGATTCATCAAAACGAAACAATCAATGAAGGGGTTTTAACCCAGGCGGCTCATCTTAGTGAAGAGAATTATCCAATTGGTGTTGCCGTTGATGATCAACAAGCAAATTTATTCGTAAAGGTAAATGGCGAGCGAATTTTACTAGAACGACTAAACGGAAGATTTGAGGGAAAAACGGCTTCCGTTTCATACTCAAAAGAAGAACTGCTTGAATTAGCGGAACGTCAACCGGAAGATTTAAGTAACAATGTTGTGACACGACCGATCATGCAGGATTTAATGTTTCCTGTGCTAGGATTTGTGGCTGGACCGGGTGAATTAGCCTACTGGGCTTTACTTAAGCCTGCTTTTCATACTTTTGGAATAAAAATGCCTGTCATCGTGCCACGACTTACATTTACGTTTGTTGAGCGACATATTCAAAAGTATGTCGATGATCTCTCTTTATCAGATGATAAAATACTAAAGTCAGGGATTGATCACTCAAAAGAAACTTATATGCGCCAGTTAGATGATGTAGGGATTGGGACCACATTTAACGATGCTAAGTTGAAAGTGGAGGAAATTCATCAAAACCTTCGCGATTTAACAGAATCCGTTGATCGTGGACTTGAGCGCTTTGCGGAAAAGAATGGCCGGTTTCTTCAAAGGCAGCTTGACCTTCTTCAACAAAAACTCTATCAATCACTCGAGTTTCAGCATGAAAATACGCTGGCTAAATTCGATGAGGTGGGATTTGCATTAAAGCCTAACGGCGCGCCGCAAGAGCGAAAGTGGAATGCTGTCTATTATTTAAATTGGCATGGTTTGGATTTTGTGGATCAAATGATGGAACTGGAGCTTCCCTTTAATGATAAACATAAGGTGATTTATCTTTAGAGGATAGAAGGGGCAGGAGCTGTTATTTCGATTCCTAACTATATAGTAGAAAAGCTGCCGGAGAATTCTGGCAGCTTTTCTTAGTTTGGCCAATATGTTTGAGATTTGGCCAATATAATGCTATAAGACATTGTTTCATTCGACAAATAGCGGGGGGGGTGACAGGCACCCGCGGAATGTTATGTAGTCCGTTTGTTAGAAAACCAAATATTTTTAAAGAAAAATCCTGCTGAACAGCAGGATTTTTGTGTTGTGGTACGAATTAATTTTTTAGTGGTGAAAAGTGGGGAGTTGTGGTAACTTAGAGGTAGAAAGTGGGAGAGGTGGATGAAGCCATGTTTATGGGGGAATATCAACATACTGTTGATGAAAAAGGCAGAATGATTATTCCCGCTAAGTTCCGTGAAGAACTTGGAGACAGCTTCGTCCTCACCCGCGGGTTAGATAAATGTATCTTCGGCTACCCAATGACCGAATGGGAAGTACTTGAAGAGAAAATGAAATCACTCCCTTTTACAAAGAAAGATGCTCGTGCTTTTACCCGATTCTTTTTCTCAGGTGCAACTGAATGCCAACTGGATAAACAGGGCAGGGTAAATATTGCCGGAACATTACGCCAGTATGCAGGGCTTGAGAAAGAATGCGTTGTAATTGGTGTTTCAAATCGATTAGAAATTTGGGACAAAGCGGTCTGGGAAGAGTATTTCAATGCATCAGAAGATTCTTTCTCTGAAATCGCGGAGAGTATGATGGATTTCGATTTGTAGAAGGTCAATATGGAATGAAGGTTAAGGTGTCGCTATGTTTGAACACATTACAGTACTAAAAGAAGAAGCGGTAAACGCACTAAATATTAAAGAAGATGGCATTTATGTTGACTGTACGCTTGGTGGCGGCGGTCATTCAAAAGCAATCCTGGATAAGCTTACCACAGGGCACCTCTATGCTTTTGATCAGGATCAGTGGGCAATCGATAATGCCAAAGCAACACTTGCAGGTTATGAGGAGAAGCTCACGGTTATCGAACGAAACTTTAGCTTTATTAAAGAAGCGTTAGCTGACCTCGGTGTTGAAGGCGTTGATGGGATTTTATTTGACCTTGGTGTTTCCTCTCCGCAGCTTGATAAAGGCGAGCGGGGGTTTAGTTATCAGCATGATGCACAGCTGGATATGAGGATGGATCAATCTTCCAGTTTATCAGCGTACGAAGTGGTGAATGAGTGGGAGTACGAACGTCTCGTCTCGATTTTTTTCAAATTTGGTGAAGAAAAGTTTTCAAAACAAATCGCTCGCAAAATTGAAAAAGCAAGGGACTTAAAACCGATTGAAACCACATTTGAACTCGTTGATCTCATTAAAGATGCTATTCCTGCACCTGCGAGAAGGAAAGGGGGACATCCCGCTAAAAGAATTTTTCAAGCGATTCGTATAGCGGTAAATGATGAGCTGAAAGTATTTGAGCAGGCTCTAATTGACGGAATGTCCATTTTAAATCCAGGCGGACGGATGAGTGTCATCACATTCCATTCTCTTGAAGATCGGATTTGCAAAACTACGATGAAAGAAGCAGCTTCGGGGCCAGAACTTCCACCAGGAATGCCTATTATCCCAGACGCATACCAGCCTGATATGAAGCTTATAACAAGAAAGCCAATTCTACCATCTGAAGAAGAGCAGGAAGCAAACAGACGTGCACGATCAGCGAAGCTTCGTGTGGCAGAGAAAATGTAAATATAAAAAATAAAAGAAGGTGCAAGGGGGAAAATGATGAGTAACCTGGCGTATAAGTATCAGCAGCAGCATCAAACGCAAAAACAAGTTGAAACAAAAAAGCAAGCGGTTTATGTAGAACGTGGACGTATTACAAAGGGAGAGAAAATGCTCTGGATGATGCTTGTACTTACGTTTGTGGCCGCGTCAATCTTTATGGTTTCAAATTATGCTACGATTTATAATTTGAATACGGGTCTGCAGCAAGCAGAAGCAGATCAACGTGCTCAAGTGAAACAGAACGAAGAGCTTCAAGTGAAAGTGACTGAGCTAAGTGCACCCGGTCGAATTGTGAACATTGCCGAAGAAAAATTAGGCATGGAGCTAAATGATCAAAACGTAGAAGTGATCAACAAGGGATCATAATTTCGGAGGTTTGCACTGTCATGAAAGAAACAAACAAGAACTCACATATTAATGTTGGAGCAGCGATTTTAATGTTACTATTTGTCCTGCTCTTTTTTGCTTTTATTGGAAGGTTTTTCTATATTGAATGGACGCAGGCAGTTTCGGGTTCCGATGGTGAAAAGGTGGACTTAATGGAGCTTGGAAAAGATAAGTGGACGCGAAGCAAGATTCTTGAAGCGGATCGCGGTACGATTTATGACCGCACAGGAGAAAATGCGCTCGCCACTGACATTCCTTCATTTACACTGCGAGCGATTTTAGATGAAAATTATGAAGATCATGTAAAAGATGTTTCAAAAACTGCGGCTGCTCTTGCGCCGATTCTAGAGATGGAGCAATCCGACGTTACCGAAATATTATCTAGAGAAGAACTATTTCAAGTGGAGTTCGGAGCATCTGGAAAAAATTTAAGCCTCACTCAAAAAGAAGAAATTGAAAAACTTGACTTACCTGGAGTTGGCTTTATTCCA contains:
- a CDS encoding N-acetyltransferase translates to MVDLTVRPLVINYKTLEEFKKFKEFGIQELSMMEDLQDNIIENDSESPFYGIYYGDKLVARMSLYRIDGKYDRYFDPPQDYLELWKLEVLPQYHNRDYGSTLVNFAKTFNLPVKTNARQGSGEFWEKMGFEAVTYQPERDRGENPYVWYPEGVTEQE
- a CDS encoding acetyl-CoA carboxylase biotin carboxylase subunit — protein: MKKILIANRGEIAERIIRTCSKLGLETVAVYSSADKDLPYVKQATVAYEIGDPPAAKSYLNQEQILRVASEENVDAIHPGYGFLSENAAFVRKINEHGITFIGPTADVVEAMGDKITARKTMQEAGVPVVPGSGEIVDVAEAIAFANEINYPIMLKAAAGGGGIGMQRCENDQELEKAFVSSQNRAKAYFGNGAMFVEKFIDDARHIEVQIVGDNHGNIVHLYERDCSIQRRNQKVLEEAPSPFLSKRTRIQIGEAALLAAKHVQYTNAGTVEFVMDQDENFYFLEMNTRLQVEHPITEETIGVDLVEWQINVAEGKVLPLKQENIQPTGHSIELRLYAEDPTSFMPSPGKIETLHFPKMEGVRIDSGYASGSTVSPFYDPMIAKIIVSGSSREEAIKRCEDFFTSFSLTGIKHNGPLFAQLLKEENFQQGKYSTSYLAKILVKK
- a CDS encoding biotin/lipoyl-binding carrier protein, which translates into the protein MQEIKASMAGTVLNVMVGEGDAITAGQELVMLESMKMEIPIEGVEEGTVAEVKVNVGDFVNEGDVLVTVK
- a CDS encoding acyl-CoA carboxylase subunit beta produces the protein MNHLEELLSSRASEVESGGAEKYHQKLKESNKLFVRDRLKLLFDNGDYMEDGKFANHLAKDLPADGVVTAIGSVNGEKVCVMANDSTVKAGSWGARTVEKIIRIQETAMNLKVPLLYLVDSAGARITDQLEMFPNRRGAGRIFHNQVKMSGMVPQVCLLFGPSAAGGAYIPAFCDIVIMVDKNASMYLGSPRMAEKVIGEKVTLEQMGGARMHCSTSGCGDVLAENEEHAIELGRGYLSYFPGNFHKQPPHLEGNLPSVEKSISEIVPENQNAPFNMYDLIDALVDKESFFEMKKLFAPELITGFARIDGRVVGLVANQPKVKGGVLFVDSADKGAKFIQLCDAYHIPIIFLADVPGFMIGTKVESAGIIRHGAKLIAAMSSATVPKISVVVRKAYGAGLYAMAGPAFEPDCCIALPTAQIAVMGPEAAVNAVYANKINAIEDPKERIEYVKEKHQEYKEHIDIYKLASELIVDDIVPGSELRNVLVERLSYYESKEVEAPSKKHPVYPV
- a CDS encoding 2-dehydropantoate 2-reductase — encoded protein: MNVTIIGAGSIGLLVAAKLAMNGQVVTVVCRRKHQADQLRKGINYINRRKTQCVKVQATHHLSSKKTNLLIVAVKSNQVPSVLSLIQEVYQDSNLPDILFIQNGMGHLSYIDLLHHNVLVGVVEHGALKIDERTVEHTGDGIIRMSAYSGVPNSITALSSEDFPVCYEHDWYEMLAKKLVVNCAINPLSSIFGVLNGELLQNARFYSLMRELVKEACEVLELEFERSWNDVQLVCKKTSSNTSSMLADLKAGRLTEIDAITGFVLKEGEARGKHVPFSRFVFDSVKGLEMVTR
- a CDS encoding DUF3397 domain-containing protein — its product is MENLLSWIVATAVTAPLLAWYLVYIITVKMTRKKKFSFRLAVDLSTIFFILSVHFILIELVGKSFLWVILLMIIGAAGAFTILHWKTKEDIHIHKVIKGAWRFNFLLFSTGYVVLLLIGLVHRIISV
- the bshC gene encoding bacillithiol biosynthesis cysteine-adding enzyme BshC; its protein translation is MRLKETFLPGSNVIAADYIAEKTTLSAFFDYTYHHDSSYEERYKELMERHQDRANLTEHLMTFNEKFEAEGPALTNIERLQQAEAVTVVAGQQAGVLTGPLYTINKAISVIKLAEEKERKLGVPVIPVFWVAGEDHDYHEVNHIYSYDEGRERKEAVPQKQMTKQALSDISLDHDAMNTWTRDMLKRFGETSYTKEIQGFLEGVTEKSNTYVDHFCYIMTKLFSKHGLVLVDSGNRDFRRLQTDAFKQMIHQNETINEGVLTQAAHLSEENYPIGVAVDDQQANLFVKVNGERILLERLNGRFEGKTASVSYSKEELLELAERQPEDLSNNVVTRPIMQDLMFPVLGFVAGPGELAYWALLKPAFHTFGIKMPVIVPRLTFTFVERHIQKYVDDLSLSDDKILKSGIDHSKETYMRQLDDVGIGTTFNDAKLKVEEIHQNLRDLTESVDRGLERFAEKNGRFLQRQLDLLQQKLYQSLEFQHENTLAKFDEVGFALKPNGAPQERKWNAVYYLNWHGLDFVDQMMELELPFNDKHKVIYL
- the mraZ gene encoding division/cell wall cluster transcriptional repressor MraZ encodes the protein MFMGEYQHTVDEKGRMIIPAKFREELGDSFVLTRGLDKCIFGYPMTEWEVLEEKMKSLPFTKKDARAFTRFFFSGATECQLDKQGRVNIAGTLRQYAGLEKECVVIGVSNRLEIWDKAVWEEYFNASEDSFSEIAESMMDFDL
- the rsmH gene encoding 16S rRNA (cytosine(1402)-N(4))-methyltransferase RsmH → MFEHITVLKEEAVNALNIKEDGIYVDCTLGGGGHSKAILDKLTTGHLYAFDQDQWAIDNAKATLAGYEEKLTVIERNFSFIKEALADLGVEGVDGILFDLGVSSPQLDKGERGFSYQHDAQLDMRMDQSSSLSAYEVVNEWEYERLVSIFFKFGEEKFSKQIARKIEKARDLKPIETTFELVDLIKDAIPAPARRKGGHPAKRIFQAIRIAVNDELKVFEQALIDGMSILNPGGRMSVITFHSLEDRICKTTMKEAASGPELPPGMPIIPDAYQPDMKLITRKPILPSEEEQEANRRARSAKLRVAEKM
- the ftsL gene encoding cell division protein FtsL, whose product is MSNLAYKYQQQHQTQKQVETKKQAVYVERGRITKGEKMLWMMLVLTFVAASIFMVSNYATIYNLNTGLQQAEADQRAQVKQNEELQVKVTELSAPGRIVNIAEEKLGMELNDQNVEVINKGS